In Mus musculus strain C57BL/6J chromosome 1, GRCm38.p6 C57BL/6J, a single genomic region encodes these proteins:
- the Lrrfip1 gene encoding leucine-rich repeat flightless-interacting protein 1 isoform X13, with product MDMGTQGSGRKRLPNRERLTAEDDALNQIAREAEARLAAKRAARAEAREIRMKELERQQKEPSEYGSHLNSSSRASSRASSARASPVVEERPDKDFAEKGSRNMPSLSAATLASLGGTSSRRGSGDTSISMDTEASIREIKDSLAEVEEKYKKAMVSNAQLDNEKTNFMYQVDTLKDMLLELEEQLAESQRQYEEKNKEFEREKHAHSILQFQFAEVKEALRQREEMLEEIRQLQQKQAGFIREISDLQETIEWKDKKIGALERQKEFFDSIRSERDDLREETVKLKEELKKHGIILNSEIATNGETSDTVNDVGYQAPTKITKEELNALKSAGEGTLGKAKEVEVKKEIVEKVGQRETLQNSEQEQPKPNTGKDCVDRGVSHPGEKAENQRPAEDSALSPGPLAGAKCEQQVQSQDQENTSDLKNSEQIESHKVTNKSDSRASNSPEQSSCLEGLDSEVPGPTEDLKTDLGKGSFEPCPDYILGQTAEIDKVTCTDSRGTGGNQREDEVQAGDTTVEDQVGTVASGPAKQSKGTENHGESCLKDGLGQSSERELTQEVAEPEEAIVQIPQAGGENTITKADDAEGRDEKPIQAEAQASPGAPINQSGHQDTTGPGSTDAQRTPPHAKERKKQGKSEQQAEALDSPQKKTKNKKKKNKKKKAATPAETCRDANEELNCQDPDVGDMEEEERLQVTDKKQASGSPEQKIRAGSREPVEDPQSGSSGKQNKVEEDGPTEGPTDILDQNSPQCEDREISPVGEKGPQCDTSQIGSEEGHVTSQHGGQAVENHNLDNSDLSGQLEGFNSESGGQAREEVGNSKSKEDCTMS from the exons CCCTCAGAATATGGCAGCCACCTCAACTCCAGCTCCCGGGCCTCTTCTAGGGCCAGCTCTGCAAGGGCCAGTCCTGTG GTAGAAGAAAGACCAGACAAAGACTTTGCTGAGAAG GGCTCCCGTAACATGCCTAGCCTGTCTGCAGCCACACTGGCATCTCTGGGTGGGACTTCCTCCCGGAGAGGGAGTGGAGATACCTCCATCTCCATGGACACCGAAGCATCCATCAGGGAAATCAAG GACTCGCTGGCCGAAGTTGAGGAGAAGTACAAGAAAGCTATGGTCTCCAACGCCCAGCtagacaatgagaagaccaacttCATGTACCAGGTGGACACACTGAAGGACATGCTGCTGgagctggaagagcagctggccGAGTCTCAGCGGCAATACGAGGAGAAGAACAAG GAGTTCGAGAGGGAGAAGCATGCCCACAGCATCCTGCAGTTCCAGTTTGCCGAAGTGAAAGAGGCCCTGCGGCAAAGGGAAGAGATGCTCGAG GAAATCCGACAGCTGCAGCAGAAACAGGCGGGTTTTATCAGGGAGATTTCTGATCTTCAGGAAACGATAGAATGGAAAGACAAAAAGATAGGG GCattagaaagacagaaagagttcTTTGATTCCATAAGGAGCGAACGAGATGACCTTAGAGAAGAAACAGTCAAGCTGAAGGAGGAGTTGAAG AAACATGGAATAATCCTAAATTCAGAAATAGCCACCAACGGAGAGACTTCAGACACAGTAAATGACGTTGGGTATCAAGCCCCTACGAAGATAACAAAAGAAGAGCTGAATGCCCTCAAGTCGGCCGGGGAGGGGACCCTAG GAAAAGCCAAAGAAGTGGAGGTGAAAAAGGAAATTGTGGAGAAAGTGGGGCAAAGAGAAACCTTACAGAATTCTGAGCAAGAACAGCCCAAACCCAACACAGGAAAGGATtgtgtggacagaggggtgtCACATCCTGGtgagaaggctgagaaccagAGACCCGCTGAAGACAGTGCCCTGTCCCCGGGACCACTAGCAGGGGCCAAATGTGAGCAACAGGTTCAGAGCCAAGATCAAGAGAATACTTCTGACCTCAAAAACTCAGAGCAGATCGAGTCACACAAGGTCACAAACAAGTCAGATAGTAGGGCCAGTAACTCCCCTGAACAGTCCAGCTGCCTGGAAGGTCTAGACAGTGAAGTGCCAGGGCCCACTGAGGATTTGAAAACAGATTTGGGGAAAGGTAGCTTTGAACCATGTCCAGACTACATTTTGGGGCAAACAGCTGAAATTGACAAGGTGACCTGTACAGACTCAAGAGGCACAGGTGGAAACCAAAGGGAGGATGAGGTACAGGCAGGGGACACCACAGTTGAGGACCAAGTAGGGACAGTGGCTTCTGGAcctgcaaagcaaagcaaaggcaCCGAGAATCATGGTGAAAGTTGTCTGAAGGATGGGCTGGGACAGAGCTCAGAGAGAGAACTCACCCAAGAAGTAGCTGAGCCTGAGGAAGCCATCGTTCAGATCCCACAGGCCGGTGGAGAGAACACTATTACCAAGGCAGATGATGCCGAAGGAAGGGATGAGAAGCCCATCCAGGCAGAAGCCCAGGCAAGCCCTGGAGCTCCCATAAATCAGAGCGGCCATCAGGACACAACAGGACCAGGCAGCACCGATGCCCAGCGCACACCACCTCATGCAAAAGAGCGCAAGAAACAAGGGAAGAGCGAGCAGCAGGCAGAGGCCTTGGATTCACCGCAGAAGAAGacgaagaacaagaagaagaagaacaagaagaagaaagctgCAACTCCCGCGGAAACCTGCAGAGATGCCAATGAAGAGTTGAACTGTCAGGACCCAGATGTGGGTGACATGGAGGAGGAAGAGCGGCTCCAGGTCACTGACAAGAAACAGGCATCAGGAAGCCCAGAGCAGAAAATCAGAGCGGGAAGCAGAGAACCTGTCGAAGATCCTCAAAGTGGGTCGAGTGGAAAACAGAACAAAGTGGAAGAGGATGGTCCCACGGAAGGTCCCACAGACATCTTGGATCAGAACAGTCCCCAGTgtgaagacagggagatctccccAGTGGGAGAGAAAGGTCCCCAATGCGATACCTCTCAGATAGGTAGTGAAGAGGGACATGTGACCTCCCAACACGGTGGTCAGGCAGTTGAGAACCACAACCTAGATAACAGTGACCTGTCAGGGCAGCTGGAGGGCTTCAATTCAGAAAGTGGAGGGCAGGCAAGAGAGGAGGTTGGGAATAGCAAGAGTAAGGAGGACTGCACCATGTCGtga
- the Lrrfip1 gene encoding leucine-rich repeat flightless-interacting protein 1 isoform X17 — MTSPEGAQNKEIDCLSPEAQRLAEARLAAKRAARAEAREIRMKELERQQKEVEERPDKDFAEKGSRNMPSLSAATLASLGGTSSRRGSGDTSISMDTEASIREIKDSLAEVEEKYKKAMVSNAQLDNEKTNFMYQVDTLKDMLLELEEQLAESQRQYEEKNKEFEREKHAHSILQFQFAEVKEALRQREEMLEEIRQLQQKQAGFIREISDLQETIEWKDKKIGALERQKEFFDSIRSERDDLREETVKLKEELKKHGIILNSEIATNGETSDTVNDVGYQAPTKITKEELNALKSAGEGTLGKAKEVEVKKEIVEKVGQRETLQNSEQEQPKPNTGKDCVDRGVSHPGEKAENQRPAEDSALSPGPLAGAKCEQQVQSQDQENTSDLKNSEQIESHKVTNKSDSRASNSPEQSSCLEGLDSEVPGPTEDLKTDLGKGSFEPCPDYILGQTAEIDKVTCTDSRGTGGNQREDEVQAGDTTVEDQVGTVASGPAKQSKGTENHGESCLKDGLGQSSERELTQEVAEPEEAIVQIPQAGGENTITKADDAEGRDEKPIQAEAQASPGAPINQSGHQDTTGPGSTDAQRTPPHAKERKKQGKSEQQAEALDSPQKKTKNKKKKNKKKKAATPAETCRDANEELNCQDPDVGDMEEEERLQVTDKKQASGSPEQKIRAGSREPVEDPQSGSSGKQNKVEEDGPTEGPTDILDQNSPQCEDREISPVGEKGPQCDTSQIGSEEGHVTSQHGGQAVENHNLDNSDLSGQLEGFNSESGGQAREEVGNSKSKEDCTMS; from the exons GTAGAAGAAAGACCAGACAAAGACTTTGCTGAGAAG GGCTCCCGTAACATGCCTAGCCTGTCTGCAGCCACACTGGCATCTCTGGGTGGGACTTCCTCCCGGAGAGGGAGTGGAGATACCTCCATCTCCATGGACACCGAAGCATCCATCAGGGAAATCAAG GACTCGCTGGCCGAAGTTGAGGAGAAGTACAAGAAAGCTATGGTCTCCAACGCCCAGCtagacaatgagaagaccaacttCATGTACCAGGTGGACACACTGAAGGACATGCTGCTGgagctggaagagcagctggccGAGTCTCAGCGGCAATACGAGGAGAAGAACAAG GAGTTCGAGAGGGAGAAGCATGCCCACAGCATCCTGCAGTTCCAGTTTGCCGAAGTGAAAGAGGCCCTGCGGCAAAGGGAAGAGATGCTCGAG GAAATCCGACAGCTGCAGCAGAAACAGGCGGGTTTTATCAGGGAGATTTCTGATCTTCAGGAAACGATAGAATGGAAAGACAAAAAGATAGGG GCattagaaagacagaaagagttcTTTGATTCCATAAGGAGCGAACGAGATGACCTTAGAGAAGAAACAGTCAAGCTGAAGGAGGAGTTGAAG AAACATGGAATAATCCTAAATTCAGAAATAGCCACCAACGGAGAGACTTCAGACACAGTAAATGACGTTGGGTATCAAGCCCCTACGAAGATAACAAAAGAAGAGCTGAATGCCCTCAAGTCGGCCGGGGAGGGGACCCTAG GAAAAGCCAAAGAAGTGGAGGTGAAAAAGGAAATTGTGGAGAAAGTGGGGCAAAGAGAAACCTTACAGAATTCTGAGCAAGAACAGCCCAAACCCAACACAGGAAAGGATtgtgtggacagaggggtgtCACATCCTGGtgagaaggctgagaaccagAGACCCGCTGAAGACAGTGCCCTGTCCCCGGGACCACTAGCAGGGGCCAAATGTGAGCAACAGGTTCAGAGCCAAGATCAAGAGAATACTTCTGACCTCAAAAACTCAGAGCAGATCGAGTCACACAAGGTCACAAACAAGTCAGATAGTAGGGCCAGTAACTCCCCTGAACAGTCCAGCTGCCTGGAAGGTCTAGACAGTGAAGTGCCAGGGCCCACTGAGGATTTGAAAACAGATTTGGGGAAAGGTAGCTTTGAACCATGTCCAGACTACATTTTGGGGCAAACAGCTGAAATTGACAAGGTGACCTGTACAGACTCAAGAGGCACAGGTGGAAACCAAAGGGAGGATGAGGTACAGGCAGGGGACACCACAGTTGAGGACCAAGTAGGGACAGTGGCTTCTGGAcctgcaaagcaaagcaaaggcaCCGAGAATCATGGTGAAAGTTGTCTGAAGGATGGGCTGGGACAGAGCTCAGAGAGAGAACTCACCCAAGAAGTAGCTGAGCCTGAGGAAGCCATCGTTCAGATCCCACAGGCCGGTGGAGAGAACACTATTACCAAGGCAGATGATGCCGAAGGAAGGGATGAGAAGCCCATCCAGGCAGAAGCCCAGGCAAGCCCTGGAGCTCCCATAAATCAGAGCGGCCATCAGGACACAACAGGACCAGGCAGCACCGATGCCCAGCGCACACCACCTCATGCAAAAGAGCGCAAGAAACAAGGGAAGAGCGAGCAGCAGGCAGAGGCCTTGGATTCACCGCAGAAGAAGacgaagaacaagaagaagaagaacaagaagaagaaagctgCAACTCCCGCGGAAACCTGCAGAGATGCCAATGAAGAGTTGAACTGTCAGGACCCAGATGTGGGTGACATGGAGGAGGAAGAGCGGCTCCAGGTCACTGACAAGAAACAGGCATCAGGAAGCCCAGAGCAGAAAATCAGAGCGGGAAGCAGAGAACCTGTCGAAGATCCTCAAAGTGGGTCGAGTGGAAAACAGAACAAAGTGGAAGAGGATGGTCCCACGGAAGGTCCCACAGACATCTTGGATCAGAACAGTCCCCAGTgtgaagacagggagatctccccAGTGGGAGAGAAAGGTCCCCAATGCGATACCTCTCAGATAGGTAGTGAAGAGGGACATGTGACCTCCCAACACGGTGGTCAGGCAGTTGAGAACCACAACCTAGATAACAGTGACCTGTCAGGGCAGCTGGAGGGCTTCAATTCAGAAAGTGGAGGGCAGGCAAGAGAGGAGGTTGGGAATAGCAAGAGTAAGGAGGACTGCACCATGTCGtga
- the Lrrfip1 gene encoding leucine-rich repeat flightless-interacting protein 1 isoform X15, whose protein sequence is MTSPEGAQNKEIDCLSPEAQRLAEARLAAKRAARAEAREIRMKELERQQKEVEERPDKDFAEKGSRNMPSLSAATLASLGGTSSRRGSGDTSISMDTEASIREIKELNELKDQIQDVEGKYMQGLKEMKDSLAEVEEKYKKAMVSNAQLDNEKTNFMYQVDTLKDMLLELEEQLAESQRQYEEKNKEFEREKHAHSILQFQFAEVKEALRQREEMLEEIRQLQQKQAGFIREISDLQETIEWKDKKIGALERQKEFFDSIRSERDDLREETVKLKEELKKHGIILNSEIATNGETSDTVNDVGYQAPTKITKEELNALKSAGEGTLGKAKEVEVKKEIVEKVGQRETLQNSEQEQPKPNTGKDCVDRGVSHPGEKAENQRPAEDSALSPGPLAGAKCEQQVQSQDQENTSDLKNSEQIESHKVTNKSDSRASNSPEQSSCLEGLDSEVPGPTEDLKTDLGKGSFEPCPDYILGQTAEIDKVTCTDSRGTGGNQREDEVQAGDTTVEDQVGTVASGPAKQSKGTENHGESCLKDGLGQSSERELTQEVAEPEEAIVQIPQAGGENTITKADDAEGRDEKPIQAEAQASPGAPINQSGHQDTTGPGSTDAQRTPPHAKERKKQGKSEQQAEALDSPQKKTKNKKKKNKKKKAATPAETCRDANEELNCQDPDVGDMEEEERLQVTDKKQASGSPEQKIRAGSREPVEDPQSGSSGKQNKVEEDGPTEGPTDILDQNSPQCEDREISPVGEKGPQCDTSQIGSEEGHVTSQHGGQAVENHNLDNSDLSGQLEGFNSESGGQAREEVGNSKSKEDCTMS, encoded by the exons GTAGAAGAAAGACCAGACAAAGACTTTGCTGAGAAG GGCTCCCGTAACATGCCTAGCCTGTCTGCAGCCACACTGGCATCTCTGGGTGGGACTTCCTCCCGGAGAGGGAGTGGAGATACCTCCATCTCCATGGACACCGAAGCATCCATCAGGGAAATCAAG GAACTTAATGAGTTAAAGGACCAGATTCAGGATGTAGAAGGCAAATACATGCAGGGACTGAAAGAGATGAAG GACTCGCTGGCCGAAGTTGAGGAGAAGTACAAGAAAGCTATGGTCTCCAACGCCCAGCtagacaatgagaagaccaacttCATGTACCAGGTGGACACACTGAAGGACATGCTGCTGgagctggaagagcagctggccGAGTCTCAGCGGCAATACGAGGAGAAGAACAAG GAGTTCGAGAGGGAGAAGCATGCCCACAGCATCCTGCAGTTCCAGTTTGCCGAAGTGAAAGAGGCCCTGCGGCAAAGGGAAGAGATGCTCGAG GAAATCCGACAGCTGCAGCAGAAACAGGCGGGTTTTATCAGGGAGATTTCTGATCTTCAGGAAACGATAGAATGGAAAGACAAAAAGATAGGG GCattagaaagacagaaagagttcTTTGATTCCATAAGGAGCGAACGAGATGACCTTAGAGAAGAAACAGTCAAGCTGAAGGAGGAGTTGAAG AAACATGGAATAATCCTAAATTCAGAAATAGCCACCAACGGAGAGACTTCAGACACAGTAAATGACGTTGGGTATCAAGCCCCTACGAAGATAACAAAAGAAGAGCTGAATGCCCTCAAGTCGGCCGGGGAGGGGACCCTAG GAAAAGCCAAAGAAGTGGAGGTGAAAAAGGAAATTGTGGAGAAAGTGGGGCAAAGAGAAACCTTACAGAATTCTGAGCAAGAACAGCCCAAACCCAACACAGGAAAGGATtgtgtggacagaggggtgtCACATCCTGGtgagaaggctgagaaccagAGACCCGCTGAAGACAGTGCCCTGTCCCCGGGACCACTAGCAGGGGCCAAATGTGAGCAACAGGTTCAGAGCCAAGATCAAGAGAATACTTCTGACCTCAAAAACTCAGAGCAGATCGAGTCACACAAGGTCACAAACAAGTCAGATAGTAGGGCCAGTAACTCCCCTGAACAGTCCAGCTGCCTGGAAGGTCTAGACAGTGAAGTGCCAGGGCCCACTGAGGATTTGAAAACAGATTTGGGGAAAGGTAGCTTTGAACCATGTCCAGACTACATTTTGGGGCAAACAGCTGAAATTGACAAGGTGACCTGTACAGACTCAAGAGGCACAGGTGGAAACCAAAGGGAGGATGAGGTACAGGCAGGGGACACCACAGTTGAGGACCAAGTAGGGACAGTGGCTTCTGGAcctgcaaagcaaagcaaaggcaCCGAGAATCATGGTGAAAGTTGTCTGAAGGATGGGCTGGGACAGAGCTCAGAGAGAGAACTCACCCAAGAAGTAGCTGAGCCTGAGGAAGCCATCGTTCAGATCCCACAGGCCGGTGGAGAGAACACTATTACCAAGGCAGATGATGCCGAAGGAAGGGATGAGAAGCCCATCCAGGCAGAAGCCCAGGCAAGCCCTGGAGCTCCCATAAATCAGAGCGGCCATCAGGACACAACAGGACCAGGCAGCACCGATGCCCAGCGCACACCACCTCATGCAAAAGAGCGCAAGAAACAAGGGAAGAGCGAGCAGCAGGCAGAGGCCTTGGATTCACCGCAGAAGAAGacgaagaacaagaagaagaagaacaagaagaagaaagctgCAACTCCCGCGGAAACCTGCAGAGATGCCAATGAAGAGTTGAACTGTCAGGACCCAGATGTGGGTGACATGGAGGAGGAAGAGCGGCTCCAGGTCACTGACAAGAAACAGGCATCAGGAAGCCCAGAGCAGAAAATCAGAGCGGGAAGCAGAGAACCTGTCGAAGATCCTCAAAGTGGGTCGAGTGGAAAACAGAACAAAGTGGAAGAGGATGGTCCCACGGAAGGTCCCACAGACATCTTGGATCAGAACAGTCCCCAGTgtgaagacagggagatctccccAGTGGGAGAGAAAGGTCCCCAATGCGATACCTCTCAGATAGGTAGTGAAGAGGGACATGTGACCTCCCAACACGGTGGTCAGGCAGTTGAGAACCACAACCTAGATAACAGTGACCTGTCAGGGCAGCTGGAGGGCTTCAATTCAGAAAGTGGAGGGCAGGCAAGAGAGGAGGTTGGGAATAGCAAGAGTAAGGAGGACTGCACCATGTCGtga
- the Lrrfip1 gene encoding leucine-rich repeat flightless-interacting protein 1 isoform X18 — MDMGTQGSGRKRLPNRERLTAEDDALNQIAREAEARLAAKRAARAEAREIRMKELERQQKEPSEYGSHLNSSSRASSRASSARASPVVEERPDKDFAEKGSRNMPSLSAATLASLGGTSSRRGSGDTSISMDTEASIREIKDSLAEVEEKYKKAMVSNAQLDNEKTNFMYQVDTLKDMLLELEEQLAESQRQYEEKNKEFEREKHAHSILQFQFAEVKEALRQREEMLEKHGIILNSEIATNGETSDTVNDVGYQAPTKITKEELNALKSAGEGTLGKAKEVEVKKEIVEKVGQRETLQNSEQEQPKPNTGKDCVDRGVSHPGEKAENQRPAEDSALSPGPLAGAKCEQQVQSQDQENTSDLKNSEQIESHKVTNKSDSRASNSPEQSSCLEGLDSEVPGPTEDLKTDLGKGSFEPCPDYILGQTAEIDKVTCTDSRGTGGNQREDEVQAGDTTVEDQVGTVASGPAKQSKGTENHGESCLKDGLGQSSERELTQEVAEPEEAIVQIPQAGGENTITKADDAEGRDEKPIQAEAQASPGAPINQSGHQDTTGPGSTDAQRTPPHAKERKKQGKSEQQAEALDSPQKKTKNKKKKNKKKKAATPAETCRDANEELNCQDPDVGDMEEEERLQVTDKKQASGSPEQKIRAGSREPVEDPQSGSSGKQNKVEEDGPTEGPTDILDQNSPQCEDREISPVGEKGPQCDTSQIGSEEGHVTSQHGGQAVENHNLDNSDLSGQLEGFNSESGGQAREEVGNSKSKEDCTMS; from the exons CCCTCAGAATATGGCAGCCACCTCAACTCCAGCTCCCGGGCCTCTTCTAGGGCCAGCTCTGCAAGGGCCAGTCCTGTG GTAGAAGAAAGACCAGACAAAGACTTTGCTGAGAAG GGCTCCCGTAACATGCCTAGCCTGTCTGCAGCCACACTGGCATCTCTGGGTGGGACTTCCTCCCGGAGAGGGAGTGGAGATACCTCCATCTCCATGGACACCGAAGCATCCATCAGGGAAATCAAG GACTCGCTGGCCGAAGTTGAGGAGAAGTACAAGAAAGCTATGGTCTCCAACGCCCAGCtagacaatgagaagaccaacttCATGTACCAGGTGGACACACTGAAGGACATGCTGCTGgagctggaagagcagctggccGAGTCTCAGCGGCAATACGAGGAGAAGAACAAG GAGTTCGAGAGGGAGAAGCATGCCCACAGCATCCTGCAGTTCCAGTTTGCCGAAGTGAAAGAGGCCCTGCGGCAAAGGGAAGAGATGCTCGAG AAACATGGAATAATCCTAAATTCAGAAATAGCCACCAACGGAGAGACTTCAGACACAGTAAATGACGTTGGGTATCAAGCCCCTACGAAGATAACAAAAGAAGAGCTGAATGCCCTCAAGTCGGCCGGGGAGGGGACCCTAG GAAAAGCCAAAGAAGTGGAGGTGAAAAAGGAAATTGTGGAGAAAGTGGGGCAAAGAGAAACCTTACAGAATTCTGAGCAAGAACAGCCCAAACCCAACACAGGAAAGGATtgtgtggacagaggggtgtCACATCCTGGtgagaaggctgagaaccagAGACCCGCTGAAGACAGTGCCCTGTCCCCGGGACCACTAGCAGGGGCCAAATGTGAGCAACAGGTTCAGAGCCAAGATCAAGAGAATACTTCTGACCTCAAAAACTCAGAGCAGATCGAGTCACACAAGGTCACAAACAAGTCAGATAGTAGGGCCAGTAACTCCCCTGAACAGTCCAGCTGCCTGGAAGGTCTAGACAGTGAAGTGCCAGGGCCCACTGAGGATTTGAAAACAGATTTGGGGAAAGGTAGCTTTGAACCATGTCCAGACTACATTTTGGGGCAAACAGCTGAAATTGACAAGGTGACCTGTACAGACTCAAGAGGCACAGGTGGAAACCAAAGGGAGGATGAGGTACAGGCAGGGGACACCACAGTTGAGGACCAAGTAGGGACAGTGGCTTCTGGAcctgcaaagcaaagcaaaggcaCCGAGAATCATGGTGAAAGTTGTCTGAAGGATGGGCTGGGACAGAGCTCAGAGAGAGAACTCACCCAAGAAGTAGCTGAGCCTGAGGAAGCCATCGTTCAGATCCCACAGGCCGGTGGAGAGAACACTATTACCAAGGCAGATGATGCCGAAGGAAGGGATGAGAAGCCCATCCAGGCAGAAGCCCAGGCAAGCCCTGGAGCTCCCATAAATCAGAGCGGCCATCAGGACACAACAGGACCAGGCAGCACCGATGCCCAGCGCACACCACCTCATGCAAAAGAGCGCAAGAAACAAGGGAAGAGCGAGCAGCAGGCAGAGGCCTTGGATTCACCGCAGAAGAAGacgaagaacaagaagaagaagaacaagaagaagaaagctgCAACTCCCGCGGAAACCTGCAGAGATGCCAATGAAGAGTTGAACTGTCAGGACCCAGATGTGGGTGACATGGAGGAGGAAGAGCGGCTCCAGGTCACTGACAAGAAACAGGCATCAGGAAGCCCAGAGCAGAAAATCAGAGCGGGAAGCAGAGAACCTGTCGAAGATCCTCAAAGTGGGTCGAGTGGAAAACAGAACAAAGTGGAAGAGGATGGTCCCACGGAAGGTCCCACAGACATCTTGGATCAGAACAGTCCCCAGTgtgaagacagggagatctccccAGTGGGAGAGAAAGGTCCCCAATGCGATACCTCTCAGATAGGTAGTGAAGAGGGACATGTGACCTCCCAACACGGTGGTCAGGCAGTTGAGAACCACAACCTAGATAACAGTGACCTGTCAGGGCAGCTGGAGGGCTTCAATTCAGAAAGTGGAGGGCAGGCAAGAGAGGAGGTTGGGAATAGCAAGAGTAAGGAGGACTGCACCATGTCGtga